A single window of Sphingobacterium sp. ML3W DNA harbors:
- a CDS encoding class I SAM-dependent methyltransferase, which produces MNRDIYGEALNDYYIHQKEIAPLLLHSSYGDIEEMPVDIFFRDDEEIPELEFIALSLCDGRVLDVGAGAGCHSLYLQDKNFDVEALEISNIACQIMQQRGVQKIHHADFYQFENQKYDTLLFLMNGIGLAGDIEGFKKLLIHAETLLTDRGQLLFDTSNIDYLYEEYKIKRPDHYFGEINFQYQYQGNFGEKFKWLYLDQKMLIKISHELGWVVQVLFEDEHDQYLVRMEKRK; this is translated from the coding sequence ATGAATAGAGATATATACGGCGAAGCCTTAAACGATTATTACATTCATCAAAAAGAGATAGCCCCACTGCTTTTACACAGCAGTTATGGTGATATTGAAGAGATGCCTGTAGATATTTTTTTCCGTGACGACGAAGAGATACCAGAGCTAGAATTCATAGCTCTTTCATTGTGTGATGGTCGTGTACTGGATGTTGGTGCGGGTGCTGGATGTCATAGTCTATATTTACAGGATAAGAATTTTGATGTAGAGGCATTAGAAATTTCCAATATCGCCTGCCAAATCATGCAACAAAGAGGTGTTCAAAAAATACATCATGCGGACTTTTATCAATTTGAAAACCAAAAATATGACACCCTTTTATTTTTAATGAATGGTATTGGTCTAGCAGGAGATATTGAAGGTTTTAAGAAATTATTGATCCATGCCGAAACTTTACTGACTGATAGGGGGCAACTTTTATTTGACACTTCAAATATTGATTACTTATATGAAGAGTATAAAATCAAGCGACCTGACCATTATTTTGGGGAGATCAACTTCCAATACCAATACCAGGGGAATTTTGGTGAAAAATTTAAATGGCTCTATCTTGATCAAAAAATGCTTATTAAAATATCCCATGAATTAGGTTGGGTGGTTCAGGTCTTATTCGAAGATGAACATGACCAATACCTTGTACGTATGGAAAAAAGAAAATAA
- a CDS encoding HAD family hydrolase codes for MSKLKLAVLDMAGTTVQDHREVEKCFFDAITATQLDITPSKINSMMGWSKILVFETIWKEAIGENHPSFHDKVKESYDYFCNTLESHYETVGAKPYDGVLEVFEFCKSQNIKIALTTGFYRKVTDIILAKLGWDKGLDSQYLSLDNTGQNIINCSISSSDVINGRPAPEMIQLAMKKCQVADPKQVINLGDTPSDLQSAASAQVLYSVGSLYGTHNESELIPFAHDRLIHQPTDLIGLIQELNR; via the coding sequence ATGAGTAAACTAAAATTAGCTGTACTTGATATGGCAGGAACAACTGTTCAAGATCATAGAGAGGTAGAAAAATGTTTCTTTGACGCTATCACTGCTACTCAATTGGACATTACACCATCTAAAATCAATAGTATGATGGGTTGGTCAAAAATTTTGGTATTCGAAACGATTTGGAAAGAAGCTATAGGTGAAAATCATCCTTCCTTCCATGATAAAGTAAAAGAATCATACGATTATTTTTGCAATACCTTAGAATCACATTATGAGACAGTGGGTGCTAAACCATATGATGGCGTATTGGAAGTGTTTGAATTTTGCAAAAGCCAAAATATAAAGATAGCACTGACCACTGGCTTTTATAGAAAAGTAACCGATATCATCTTAGCAAAATTGGGTTGGGATAAAGGATTAGACAGTCAGTACTTAAGTCTGGACAATACAGGTCAGAATATCATCAACTGCTCGATTTCCAGTAGCGATGTTATCAATGGTCGCCCAGCTCCTGAAATGATCCAATTGGCTATGAAGAAATGCCAAGTAGCCGATCCAAAGCAAGTCATTAATCTGGGTGATACACCCTCCGATTTACAATCGGCTGCTAGTGCCCAAGTATTGTACTCAGTTGGTTCGCTTTACGGTACGCATAACGAATCGGAGTTAATTCCATTTGCTCATGACCGATTAATTCACCAACCAACGGATTTAATTGGCCTAATTCAAGAATTAAATCGCTAA
- a CDS encoding DUF5690 family protein, whose translation MEITQRFKKRISQMDEKSVAILLAVTAFLCYTCMYSFRKSFTAASFDDATVWGINYKVCLVIAQMIGYMFSKFYGIKFIAESKQKNRGRYLIVLICISWLSLLAFAWFPRPYNVAFLLLNGFPLGMVWGLVFSYLEGRKYTEIMGAVMAVSLIFASGLIKTVGRWLMHTFPINEYWMPFCTGFLFLLPFIACVWLLEQAPHPTEQDKALRTERVAMDKTSRKEFFKMFKPGIILTVVIYTMLTIIRDVRDNFEIEIWEMLHLKGNGVFAKVDGMIALIVLILIALLILVKDNLKAFKLIHMLIISGFFIAGVSTYLFSIQMISGLSWMLMVGLGLYLAYIPYNAIFFERMIATYKMKSNIGFVMYLADAIGYLGSFFVLLNKELLPNSVTWGSYFIQLVFFTSIIGGGLSLLSLYYFVRKKEAVDKKEQETVKSWCVKNSDVQIS comes from the coding sequence ATGGAGATAACACAAAGATTTAAAAAGCGTATCAGTCAAATGGATGAAAAATCTGTTGCCATTCTTTTGGCAGTCACAGCATTTCTATGTTATACTTGTATGTATTCTTTTCGAAAATCGTTTACTGCAGCTTCTTTTGATGACGCTACGGTCTGGGGTATTAATTACAAGGTATGCTTGGTGATTGCTCAGATGATAGGTTATATGTTCTCTAAATTTTACGGTATCAAATTTATTGCAGAAAGTAAACAAAAGAACCGTGGGCGCTATCTGATTGTTTTGATCTGCATTTCTTGGCTTAGTCTATTGGCATTTGCTTGGTTCCCTCGTCCTTATAATGTTGCCTTTCTTTTGTTGAACGGTTTCCCTTTAGGTATGGTATGGGGATTAGTCTTCAGTTACCTGGAAGGTAGGAAATATACCGAAATAATGGGTGCGGTGATGGCTGTTAGTTTAATCTTTGCTTCTGGTCTCATCAAGACGGTAGGACGTTGGCTGATGCACACTTTTCCGATTAATGAATATTGGATGCCGTTCTGTACTGGTTTTTTGTTTCTTTTACCTTTTATAGCTTGTGTCTGGCTTTTAGAGCAGGCACCCCATCCTACAGAGCAAGATAAGGCGTTAAGGACAGAACGTGTGGCTATGGATAAGACAAGCAGGAAGGAGTTTTTTAAAATGTTTAAACCAGGTATTATATTAACGGTGGTTATCTATACTATGTTGACCATAATACGTGATGTGCGTGATAATTTTGAAATCGAAATATGGGAAATGCTTCATTTAAAAGGTAACGGTGTTTTTGCAAAAGTTGACGGTATGATTGCGTTGATTGTCTTAATATTAATAGCGCTACTTATCTTGGTCAAGGATAATCTGAAGGCTTTCAAATTAATTCATATGCTCATCATAAGCGGATTTTTTATAGCGGGGGTTTCAACGTATCTGTTCAGTATCCAAATGATCAGTGGATTAAGCTGGATGTTGATGGTAGGTCTTGGGTTGTATTTAGCCTATATCCCCTATAATGCCATATTCTTCGAAAGAATGATTGCTACATACAAAATGAAAAGTAATATTGGTTTTGTAATGTATTTGGCCGATGCTATTGGCTATTTAGGTAGTTTCTTTGTCTTACTCAATAAAGAGTTATTACCCAATTCAGTGACTTGGGGAAGTTATTTTATACAATTAGTTTTTTTTACATCAATAATTGGAGGGGGATTATCCTTATTATCATTATACTATTTTGTTCGTAAAAAAGAAGCTGTCGACAAAAAGGAACAAGAAACAGTGAAATCTTGGTGTGTAAAAAATAGTGACGTTCAAATAAGTTAA
- the pncB gene encoding nicotinate phosphoribosyltransferase, whose translation MAQLTSILDNDFYKFTMQYAVVKLFPKAKARYQFINRGQHKFPAGFDLKLRAAIDDMASLKLTKAEKTFFAQNCPYIDPTYFDFLQGYRYDPDEITINQTGDNLEVKIEGYWYRTILWEVPIMALICELYYEITAQKRLPDNQVIEDAKNKIEKYKKLDITIADFGTRRRHSFHVHQLVVETLKQYGAGTFIGTSNVLLAMQFQTKPIGTHAHEWFMFHAAKYGYKMANLLGLEHWSDVYRGDLGIALSDTYTTEVFFKQFDKKLTKLFDGVRHDSGDPLEFAEKIIMHYVSKGIDPLSKTIIFSDGLDYDKVAHITQYCKGRIGYSFGVGTNFTNDVGLPQMNIVLKMTETQPEDDEWTQVIKLSDEPKKNTGDPATIQLAKQILMIHE comes from the coding sequence ATGGCTCAATTAACATCCATACTAGATAACGACTTTTACAAGTTTACAATGCAATATGCTGTTGTCAAGCTCTTTCCCAAAGCAAAGGCTCGCTATCAATTTATCAATCGTGGTCAGCATAAATTTCCTGCAGGGTTTGATTTAAAATTAAGAGCCGCCATCGATGACATGGCGAGTTTAAAGTTGACAAAGGCTGAGAAAACATTTTTCGCTCAAAACTGTCCCTATATCGACCCCACTTATTTTGATTTTCTACAAGGTTATCGCTATGACCCGGATGAGATTACGATCAACCAAACTGGCGATAATCTAGAAGTTAAAATTGAAGGTTACTGGTACCGTACCATCTTATGGGAAGTACCGATCATGGCTTTAATATGTGAACTATATTACGAAATTACAGCGCAAAAACGCCTCCCTGATAATCAGGTCATTGAAGATGCGAAAAATAAAATTGAAAAATATAAAAAACTAGATATTACAATTGCAGATTTTGGAACGCGAAGACGCCATTCTTTTCATGTTCACCAGCTTGTGGTTGAAACTTTAAAACAATATGGAGCAGGTACATTCATTGGAACCAGCAATGTATTACTTGCTATGCAATTCCAAACGAAACCAATTGGAACGCATGCACATGAATGGTTTATGTTTCACGCGGCCAAATATGGTTACAAAATGGCAAACCTACTGGGATTGGAGCACTGGTCCGATGTCTATCGTGGCGATTTAGGAATCGCATTATCTGACACCTATACCACAGAAGTTTTTTTCAAACAATTCGACAAAAAGTTAACCAAATTATTTGACGGCGTCAGACATGACAGTGGAGACCCGTTAGAGTTCGCGGAAAAAATTATCATGCACTATGTAAGTAAGGGAATCGACCCTTTATCAAAAACCATTATTTTTTCAGATGGTCTAGATTATGATAAAGTCGCTCATATTACACAATATTGTAAAGGTAGAATTGGCTATTCCTTTGGAGTGGGTACTAATTTCACCAATGATGTAGGTTTGCCACAAATGAATATTGTCCTCAAAATGACAGAAACCCAACCAGAAGATGATGAATGGACACAAGTAATCAAGCTCTCTGATGAACCAAAGAAAAATACAGGTGATCCAGCAACCATTCAATTGGCAAAACAAATTTTAATGATTCATGAATAG
- a CDS encoding helix-turn-helix domain-containing protein yields the protein MEDNTIFKISSKIREIRKVKGITIHELANKAGVSKGLISQIENNRTIPSLFVLINIINALDVDLNVFFKDFNSDNALGPIIVRKKDSYEAFEKEQAIGFHYKRIFSSSIDSSTLDIVLLELLPDAKRPMVKTEAFEYKYILSGQVEYVFKDQVIVLDEGDSIFFNGRLSHTPRNIGPDKAIMLIIYFFDQNRK from the coding sequence ATGGAAGATAATACGATATTTAAAATTAGTAGTAAAATAAGGGAAATCCGTAAAGTCAAAGGGATTACCATTCATGAATTGGCGAATAAAGCTGGTGTCAGTAAGGGATTAATATCACAGATAGAAAATAACCGAACGATTCCTTCTCTGTTCGTATTGATCAATATCATCAATGCTCTTGATGTGGATTTGAATGTGTTTTTTAAGGACTTTAACTCAGATAATGCATTAGGTCCTATAATTGTCAGAAAGAAGGATAGTTATGAAGCGTTTGAAAAAGAGCAAGCAATTGGTTTCCATTACAAGCGTATATTTTCTTCCTCTATTGATAGTTCAACTTTAGATATTGTATTGTTAGAGCTGTTGCCTGACGCCAAACGTCCAATGGTCAAAACCGAGGCTTTTGAATATAAATATATCCTGAGTGGTCAGGTTGAATATGTTTTCAAAGATCAGGTAATTGTGTTAGATGAAGGTGACTCTATTTTCTTTAATGGCCGATTGTCCCATACACCAAGAAATATTGGTCCTGATAAAGCGATTATGTTGATAATTTACTTTTTCGATCAAAATCGAAAATAA
- a CDS encoding PQQ-binding-like beta-propeller repeat protein: MKSKYMLLTSLLALGIGGVNAQYRGQVFIDSNGNGKQDIGENTIENVVVSDGYQVVKTNAAGHFELPDNPKARFVFATIPTGFKSSKTHFLKIDMQQKDYSIGLVKDPSQNPDELNFIQITDTETALYGSWVENVRKYAANQQSSLVMHTGDICYEPGMRFHAQQVNSQLMGVPVYYAVGNHDLVKGEYGEKLFEDLFGPTYYSFDAGPAHFVVTPMWGGDYQPSYTKDQVIAWLKKDLELKDKNKPVVFINHDFAIGPDFVLKGKTEEIDLKKYNLKAWLFGHWHNNYSFVNKENGVRVISTNAPNKGGIDHAVGQFLQIKLTKDGVTDVVPKYSNLNDHIQLIDPALQGSSKDKIPFRVQVYDSNREVKSVHVRVLDDKGQQLLLEPLKALSDWSWESQPILKLTNKSFTAFIEVEYNDGTQSIKKQNFGGSDKNHDLQLKWTGNLAGNSWKVSPLVVEGLVLGATFDDGGNGKSHITALDEKSGKTLWTFTTANSIKQKLRYENGIVAATDVAGNAYALEAKTGKLIWKKELSQGSLPSFVTAGVIYDGAYYTGYGSYLTALDLKTGQELWRNKDWNGGEAMPGEITVTEDMLFTGANWNSLFAHDRKSGKLLWKKNEDGLRFRSSGAAVIGQEVYVTGLNTVFVLDKLTGNVLRKKSFDYDFKVMATPVIRDNQLILSTSGHGVIALNKNTLEENWNFMTKEALIYTSSYSSPDQNKLVATVEAAVQYIGDDFIFAASDGYLYRLDKNGNLKEEINIGVPILAEVTVKDNLIYVTDFAGNVYCFKQ, translated from the coding sequence ATGAAAAGTAAATATATGCTATTAACCTCCCTATTGGCATTAGGAATAGGAGGGGTAAATGCCCAGTATCGTGGTCAGGTCTTTATTGATTCTAATGGAAATGGAAAGCAGGATATAGGTGAAAATACAATCGAAAATGTAGTGGTTTCAGACGGTTATCAAGTGGTAAAAACAAATGCTGCTGGTCACTTTGAATTGCCTGACAACCCCAAAGCTCGCTTTGTATTTGCAACAATACCTACTGGTTTTAAATCTTCTAAAACTCACTTTTTGAAGATTGATATGCAACAAAAGGATTATTCAATAGGACTGGTTAAGGATCCATCTCAAAATCCCGATGAGTTGAATTTTATTCAAATTACAGATACCGAAACGGCATTGTATGGTTCTTGGGTTGAGAACGTGCGTAAGTATGCAGCAAATCAACAGAGTTCATTGGTTATGCATACTGGCGATATTTGTTACGAACCAGGTATGCGTTTCCATGCGCAACAGGTGAATAGTCAATTAATGGGAGTCCCTGTCTATTATGCCGTTGGTAATCATGATTTGGTCAAGGGAGAATATGGTGAAAAATTATTTGAGGACTTATTTGGCCCTACCTATTATTCCTTTGATGCTGGCCCAGCTCATTTTGTGGTGACACCTATGTGGGGTGGTGACTACCAACCTAGCTATACGAAAGATCAGGTGATTGCGTGGCTGAAAAAGGATCTTGAATTGAAAGATAAAAATAAACCTGTTGTTTTTATTAACCATGATTTTGCAATAGGACCTGACTTTGTGTTGAAGGGTAAAACCGAGGAAATAGACCTGAAAAAATATAATTTGAAGGCATGGTTATTTGGTCACTGGCATAATAATTATTCCTTTGTCAATAAGGAAAATGGTGTACGTGTCATTTCAACAAATGCACCTAATAAAGGAGGCATAGATCATGCTGTTGGTCAATTTCTACAAATCAAATTGACTAAAGATGGTGTGACTGATGTTGTTCCAAAATATAGCAATCTAAATGACCATATTCAACTTATAGATCCTGCGTTGCAAGGAAGCTCAAAGGATAAAATTCCTTTTCGTGTGCAGGTATACGATAGTAATCGTGAAGTAAAGTCTGTACATGTACGTGTGCTTGATGATAAGGGACAACAATTGTTACTAGAACCTTTAAAAGCACTTTCGGATTGGTCATGGGAGTCTCAGCCCATCCTAAAGTTGACGAATAAATCTTTTACGGCTTTCATTGAAGTCGAATATAATGATGGCACACAGTCCATTAAGAAGCAAAATTTTGGTGGGAGTGATAAAAATCATGACCTTCAACTTAAATGGACCGGTAATCTAGCGGGGAATAGTTGGAAGGTAAGTCCTTTAGTCGTAGAGGGATTAGTTCTTGGGGCTACCTTTGACGATGGTGGAAATGGGAAATCTCATATAACAGCTTTGGATGAAAAGTCAGGAAAAACTTTATGGACATTTACGACAGCTAATTCAATTAAACAGAAGTTGCGTTATGAAAATGGGATAGTAGCAGCTACTGATGTTGCTGGAAATGCCTATGCTTTGGAGGCTAAAACTGGAAAATTAATTTGGAAGAAGGAATTAAGTCAAGGAAGTCTGCCAAGTTTTGTGACAGCAGGTGTTATTTATGATGGAGCATATTATACAGGTTACGGTTCTTATTTAACGGCATTGGACTTAAAAACAGGCCAGGAATTGTGGCGTAATAAAGACTGGAATGGTGGGGAGGCGATGCCTGGAGAGATAACGGTAACTGAAGATATGTTATTTACTGGTGCCAATTGGAATAGTCTATTTGCACATGATCGTAAATCGGGTAAATTACTTTGGAAGAAGAATGAAGATGGTCTCCGCTTTAGAAGTAGTGGCGCTGCGGTTATTGGTCAAGAAGTGTATGTAACGGGATTAAATACCGTATTTGTTTTGGATAAATTGACTGGTAATGTATTACGTAAAAAAAGTTTCGATTATGATTTTAAAGTTATGGCTACCCCAGTGATTCGGGATAATCAATTGATACTGTCTACTTCTGGTCATGGTGTTATCGCTTTAAATAAAAATACGCTGGAGGAGAATTGGAACTTTATGACAAAAGAAGCACTGATCTATACTTCTTCCTACAGTTCTCCTGATCAAAATAAGCTAGTTGCAACCGTCGAAGCAGCTGTACAGTATATCGGTGATGACTTTATCTTTGCAGCGTCTGATGGATACCTATATCGCTTGGATAAAAATGGTAATCTAAAAGAAGAAATAAATATAGGTGTACCGATATTAGCAGAGGTAACGGTTAAGGATAACTTAATCTATGTTACTGATTTTGCGGGGAATGTATACTGTTTTAAACAATAA
- a CDS encoding RagB/SusD family nutrient uptake outer membrane protein, which yields MKRFNIFLSVGMLMVFLSSCSKDFLDRMPQTNISEDMTFLNVKDLEVYTNSMYGMIGPNYSDGFSDNIAGLSGSSTTDNMVRSNLTVANAGGWDDWKSLRRINFMLQNVHKTKGDAASINHFIGIARLYRANWYYKMVMTYGDVPWYSAKIEENEEELLMKTQDPRTLVVDSVMADLEFAAEHIKPDGTNTRITKWAALTLLSRIALYEGSYRKYHTYLKLDQTSNVFFEKAAKAAKQVMDQGGFDIYNTGKIGEDYRALFSSTDLSANKEVIFYKKNSTGEGVANNSHTVFDYQWALSKDLMEEFLMKDGTRFTNQSGYDKKVITELFKDRDPRLAETIMEPGFKTNPELPVPYILKPTFGGYLQVKFYPRDPSIRLGWDLNYTDLPIMRYAEVLLNYAEAKAELNDISQADLDVTIGKLRKRVGMPNLVGGSVTVDPILAARYPNVSSNKAVILEIRRERRVELAAEGFRANDLNRWYVGQLFAENPKGMYVKGLGAFDVTGDGKVDIAILNSKDDVTPIANLPEDEKKDLVIYYLSENVIYLSEGTKGHILFARDRDQKREWKGDYYYYRPIPIQQTTLNPNLKQPFDWAK from the coding sequence ATGAAGAGATTTAATATTTTTTTAAGTGTGGGCATGCTGATGGTATTTTTAAGTTCTTGTAGTAAGGATTTTTTAGACCGTATGCCACAAACGAATATATCGGAGGATATGACTTTCCTCAACGTAAAAGATTTGGAAGTCTATACAAATAGCATGTATGGTATGATAGGGCCAAATTATTCGGATGGGTTTTCCGATAATATCGCAGGGCTTAGCGGTTCATCAACAACTGATAATATGGTCAGAAGTAATTTGACTGTAGCAAATGCTGGAGGATGGGATGATTGGAAAAGTTTACGCCGTATAAATTTTATGTTACAAAATGTACATAAGACAAAAGGGGATGCGGCATCAATCAATCATTTTATTGGTATTGCAAGGTTGTATAGAGCCAATTGGTATTACAAGATGGTCATGACCTATGGTGATGTGCCTTGGTATAGTGCGAAAATAGAGGAAAATGAAGAAGAGCTGTTGATGAAGACTCAAGATCCTAGAACATTGGTCGTAGATTCAGTGATGGCTGATCTGGAATTTGCGGCAGAGCATATTAAGCCAGATGGAACGAATACCAGAATAACAAAGTGGGCTGCACTGACACTACTATCCCGTATTGCTTTATATGAAGGTAGTTATCGTAAATATCATACTTACTTGAAGTTAGATCAGACGTCAAATGTCTTTTTCGAGAAGGCTGCAAAAGCGGCGAAACAGGTGATGGATCAAGGTGGGTTTGATATATACAATACAGGTAAGATAGGGGAAGATTATCGCGCTTTATTTTCAAGTACGGATTTATCAGCAAATAAAGAAGTTATCTTCTATAAGAAAAATAGTACTGGAGAAGGGGTAGCAAATAATAGTCATACCGTATTTGATTATCAATGGGCCCTGAGTAAAGATCTGATGGAAGAGTTTTTAATGAAGGATGGAACACGCTTTACCAACCAGTCCGGATATGATAAAAAAGTAATTACGGAGCTATTTAAAGATCGTGACCCTAGATTAGCAGAGACCATCATGGAACCTGGTTTTAAAACGAATCCCGAATTGCCAGTTCCTTATATCTTGAAACCTACTTTTGGAGGCTATTTACAAGTCAAATTTTACCCTCGTGATCCTAGTATCCGTTTGGGATGGGATTTAAACTATACTGATTTACCGATCATGCGATATGCAGAAGTATTGTTGAATTACGCAGAAGCGAAAGCAGAATTGAACGATATCAGCCAAGCAGATCTTGACGTTACTATTGGCAAATTACGTAAACGTGTTGGCATGCCAAATTTAGTCGGAGGGAGTGTTACTGTTGACCCCATCTTAGCTGCTCGATATCCTAATGTCTCAAGTAATAAGGCCGTGATTTTAGAAATTCGTCGGGAGCGTAGAGTGGAGCTTGCAGCTGAAGGATTTCGCGCAAATGATTTAAATCGTTGGTATGTTGGTCAACTTTTTGCAGAAAATCCGAAAGGTATGTATGTCAAGGGACTTGGTGCTTTTGATGTTACAGGTGATGGTAAGGTCGATATTGCTATCCTAAATAGTAAAGATGATGTTACACCGATTGCAAATTTGCCAGAAGATGAGAAAAAAGACTTGGTGATATATTACCTTAGTGAAAATGTAATCTATCTTTCAGAGGGAACAAAAGGTCATATTCTATTTGCGCGAGATAGGGATCAGAAACGTGAATGGAAAGGTGATTACTATTATTATAGACCAATACCAATTCAACAAACAACATTGAATCCAAATTTAAAACAACCATTTGATTGGGCTAAGTAA
- a CDS encoding TIGR03364 family FAD-dependent oxidoreductase yields MDINKYDLIVVGGGILGTFHAYHALLKGLKVLQLEKDNFPISSTVRNFGQVVPSGMSGKWFDYGVRGLEIYKAIQKEMDISVRNNGSIYIASDHDEVQIAHELSTHYKQVGYEHELWSKEQILAAYPMMHADYVKEAIVFKQELSVEPEMMIHRLHQYMQSKFEKYTLRFNKTVMACEDYADSVKITTSDLETFQADKVVICNGYEFKVLYRSLFEDSGLKISKLQMMRTKPMKTMHLPGNILTGLTLRRYESFEEYCPSFHKIAVPEHYKELRENGIHILFKQAVDGSIIIGDSHEYAKGSQLEELGFSINSHINELMLMEANRILPMNHNMIASTWAGFYAQHKNEILEVDVSDRIHVRTGIGGKGMTASAGYAEQSIKQLFG; encoded by the coding sequence ATGGATATAAATAAATATGATTTAATCGTTGTGGGAGGTGGGATTTTGGGGACTTTTCACGCTTATCATGCTTTATTAAAAGGATTAAAAGTATTACAATTGGAGAAGGATAATTTTCCTATAAGTTCTACAGTTCGTAATTTTGGACAGGTCGTACCTTCTGGAATGTCCGGTAAATGGTTTGATTACGGGGTTAGAGGATTAGAAATATATAAGGCTATCCAAAAGGAAATGGATATTTCTGTACGCAATAATGGAAGCATCTACATTGCATCCGATCATGACGAAGTTCAGATTGCACACGAATTGAGTACACATTATAAGCAAGTTGGCTATGAGCATGAGCTTTGGTCAAAAGAGCAAATATTGGCAGCCTATCCAATGATGCATGCAGATTATGTGAAGGAAGCGATTGTATTTAAGCAGGAGCTGAGTGTGGAGCCTGAGATGATGATCCATCGTTTACATCAGTATATGCAAAGTAAATTTGAAAAATATACGTTGAGGTTTAATAAGACGGTGATGGCTTGTGAAGATTATGCTGATTCGGTGAAAATAACAACAAGTGATTTGGAAACCTTTCAGGCGGATAAAGTCGTTATCTGTAATGGATATGAGTTTAAGGTGCTCTATCGTTCATTATTTGAAGATAGTGGTTTGAAGATTAGTAAATTACAAATGATGCGTACTAAACCGATGAAAACCATGCATCTGCCGGGTAATATCCTGACAGGACTTACCCTTCGTCGTTATGAAAGTTTTGAAGAGTATTGTCCTTCATTTCACAAGATAGCAGTGCCTGAGCATTATAAAGAATTGCGTGAAAATGGTATCCATATCTTATTTAAGCAAGCTGTTGATGGAAGCATCATTATAGGCGATTCGCACGAATATGCTAAAGGCAGTCAATTGGAAGAATTGGGGTTTTCTATCAATAGCCATATTAATGAATTGATGTTAATGGAAGCAAATCGTATCCTTCCTATGAATCATAATATGATCGCTAGCACATGGGCAGGTTTTTACGCACAGCATAAAAATGAAATTCTGGAAGTCGATGTTAGCGATCGTATTCATGTACGTACTGGGATCGGCGGTAAGGGGATGACTGCGAGTGCTGGCTATGCTGAGCAAAGTATTAAGCAGCTATTTGGATAA